The following are encoded together in the Pseudodesulfovibrio indicus genome:
- a CDS encoding ABC transporter ATP-binding protein: MSNEAIYRLIDVGKEFDGPSEVVRVLRRVDLDIPRGESLAILGASGSGKTTLLHMLGTLDTVTSGKIFLNGVDLGTLGDRARAELRNREIGFVFQFHHLLPEFSTLENVAMPAFIAGKGRSEGMRLAREALDMVGLSHRLEHKVTTLSGGERQRAAIARAILLRPKVLLADEPTGNLDEENGAMIGRLLATLNNELGMTFVVVTHNPELAGMMHRRLELRSGELYAQ, translated from the coding sequence ATGAGTAATGAGGCGATATACCGACTGATTGACGTCGGCAAGGAGTTCGACGGACCGTCCGAAGTGGTCCGCGTGCTCCGTCGGGTCGATCTGGACATCCCCCGCGGCGAGTCGCTGGCCATCCTGGGCGCGTCGGGATCGGGGAAGACCACGCTGCTGCACATGTTGGGTACGCTGGACACCGTGACCAGCGGCAAGATATTTTTGAATGGTGTCGATCTCGGCACCTTGGGAGACAGGGCAAGGGCGGAATTGCGCAACCGGGAAATCGGGTTCGTCTTCCAGTTCCACCACCTGTTGCCGGAGTTCTCCACGCTGGAGAACGTGGCGATGCCCGCCTTCATAGCCGGGAAGGGGCGTTCCGAGGGGATGCGCCTTGCAAGGGAAGCGCTCGACATGGTTGGACTTTCGCACAGGCTCGAACACAAGGTGACCACGCTTTCGGGCGGGGAACGCCAGCGGGCGGCCATTGCCAGGGCCATCCTGCTGCGGCCCAAGGTCCTGCTCGCGGACGAGCCGACCGGCAACCTTGATGAAGAGAACGGTGCCATGATAGGCAGACTGTTAGCCACTCTTAATAATGAATTGGGTATGACCTTTGTGGTCGTTACACATAATCCGGAGCTCGCAGGAATGATGCATCGGCGCCTCGAATTGCGTTCAGGAGAACTCTATGCTCAGTAA
- the bamA gene encoding outer membrane protein assembly factor BamA, translated as MLSNLVRRIAIGVVALVVLSAAGAAHAAQTLTQNVSVAVLPFEVNAGNDLGYLKDSLPELLSDRLGEAGFKVVDPAEVKRLVDEKGYDRFDPAKARELGLLAGAEFAVYGTLNQIGESLTLDARLIDTYATDPGKKMSVSKDGLINLLPAVDALVDRMRMDLLRLDIVAEVDVDGTKVLDKEVVLMRMTLQKGDMLTAKSVNTALKNVYDLGYFDDVTVKVEDVEDGKKVTFVVKEKPRIQALGVRGAHEIDAEDILEAVSTKKGSVVNPKVLSDDIRVIREMYRKEGYYKAQVTHEIEDAGTGIARLTYVIDEGPQLYIEHVIIDGAKQVDPDDIKDVLALKERGMFSWINDSGVLKEELLERDAAAIMAYYQSKGFLTARVGQPEVDIKDDGIDVIYKVFEGDRYKMGTTSFKGDLIEDPSKLLEVTDIDRLKEEDEYFDRLILRSDVAALTAYYNNYGYAYADVGVQLEDNPETKIVDVVYTIAKHQRVHIRRVLVEGNTVTRDNVILREMRLGDGDQFSGDKLKRSNQRLTNLDYFEKVDIAPVPTGNPEEMDLVVKVKDKATGKISGGIGYSTYDSIFFGGEISEKNLFGRGYETGFNGQIGGSTNKYILYFRNPHINDTDLGFGVEAFKRDTDYNQYSIDSIGGNLNFSYPVGEYTKLKWNYGLESYKIFDVSSKASQKIMDDEGYHLSSTLTGMATRDTRDDFRNTTTGTVTKLTLVFGGGPLAGTDNFVKYMGDFSWWHPVFEEVVFHSKFWAGYLHKNFGGDDLPTAQRFELGGIDTVRGYNNYYISPTEGPNSTATVGGDKAFYTNLELKRPISKELGITVLGFFDAGNSWKEGETYFEKVKRGGEAAPSLGLYKSVGAGINWYSPMGPVGLVYGYALDDIDGSKQHTIELLMGQYF; from the coding sequence ATGCTCAGTAATCTCGTTCGCAGGATTGCGATTGGGGTGGTTGCTCTCGTCGTGCTGTCGGCCGCGGGAGCGGCGCACGCCGCACAGACCCTGACCCAGAACGTTTCCGTTGCGGTGCTGCCCTTCGAGGTCAACGCCGGCAACGACCTGGGCTACCTCAAGGACAGTCTTCCCGAACTGCTTTCCGACCGGCTGGGCGAAGCGGGCTTCAAGGTCGTGGATCCGGCCGAGGTCAAGCGCCTGGTGGACGAGAAGGGCTATGATCGTTTCGATCCCGCCAAGGCCCGCGAGCTGGGCCTCCTGGCCGGAGCCGAATTCGCCGTGTACGGCACCCTGAACCAGATCGGCGAGAGCCTGACCCTGGACGCCCGGCTGATAGACACCTACGCCACCGACCCCGGCAAGAAGATGTCGGTTTCCAAGGACGGGCTGATCAACCTGCTCCCGGCCGTGGACGCGCTGGTCGACCGCATGCGCATGGACCTCCTCAGGCTCGACATCGTGGCCGAGGTGGACGTGGATGGGACCAAGGTCCTGGACAAGGAAGTGGTCCTGATGCGCATGACCCTGCAGAAGGGCGACATGCTGACCGCCAAGAGCGTCAATACCGCCCTTAAAAACGTATATGATCTCGGATATTTCGACGACGTCACCGTCAAAGTGGAAGACGTCGAGGACGGCAAGAAGGTGACCTTCGTGGTCAAGGAGAAGCCGCGGATCCAGGCGCTCGGCGTGCGCGGAGCGCACGAGATAGACGCCGAGGACATCCTCGAGGCCGTCTCCACCAAGAAGGGCAGCGTCGTCAACCCCAAGGTCCTGTCCGACGACATCCGGGTGATCCGCGAGATGTACCGCAAGGAAGGGTACTACAAGGCCCAGGTCACCCACGAGATCGAGGACGCCGGCACCGGCATAGCCCGGTTGACCTACGTCATCGACGAAGGACCGCAGCTGTACATCGAACACGTCATCATCGACGGCGCCAAGCAGGTTGATCCGGACGACATCAAGGACGTCCTGGCCCTGAAGGAGCGCGGCATGTTCTCCTGGATCAACGATTCCGGCGTGCTCAAGGAGGAGCTCCTGGAGCGCGACGCCGCAGCCATCATGGCCTATTATCAGTCCAAGGGATTCCTGACCGCCCGGGTCGGACAGCCCGAGGTGGACATCAAGGACGACGGCATCGACGTCATCTACAAGGTGTTCGAAGGCGACCGCTACAAGATGGGCACGACCTCCTTCAAGGGCGACCTCATCGAGGATCCGTCCAAGCTGCTGGAAGTGACCGACATCGATCGGCTCAAGGAAGAGGACGAGTACTTCGACCGCCTGATCCTGCGGAGCGACGTGGCCGCCCTGACGGCCTATTACAATAATTACGGCTATGCCTACGCCGACGTGGGCGTGCAGCTCGAAGACAATCCCGAGACCAAGATCGTCGACGTCGTCTACACCATCGCCAAGCATCAGCGGGTGCACATCCGTCGGGTGCTCGTCGAAGGCAACACCGTGACCCGCGACAACGTCATCCTGCGCGAGATGCGCCTGGGCGACGGCGACCAGTTCAGCGGCGACAAGCTGAAACGGTCCAACCAGCGGCTGACCAACCTCGACTACTTTGAAAAGGTCGACATCGCCCCGGTGCCCACCGGCAACCCCGAGGAGATGGACCTGGTGGTCAAGGTCAAGGACAAGGCCACCGGCAAGATCAGCGGCGGTATCGGCTACTCCACCTATGACAGCATCTTCTTCGGCGGCGAGATCTCCGAGAAGAACCTGTTCGGACGCGGTTACGAGACCGGCTTCAACGGCCAGATCGGCGGCTCCACCAATAAGTACATTCTGTACTTCCGGAACCCGCACATCAACGACACCGACCTCGGTTTCGGCGTCGAGGCCTTCAAGCGCGACACGGACTACAACCAGTACTCCATCGATTCCATCGGCGGTAACTTGAACTTCTCGTACCCCGTGGGCGAATACACCAAGCTGAAGTGGAACTACGGCCTGGAGTCCTACAAGATCTTCGACGTGTCCAGCAAGGCCTCCCAGAAGATCATGGACGACGAGGGCTATCACCTGTCCTCGACCCTGACCGGCATGGCCACCCGCGACACGCGGGACGACTTCCGCAACACCACCACCGGCACCGTCACCAAGCTGACCCTGGTCTTCGGCGGCGGCCCCCTGGCCGGCACCGACAACTTCGTCAAGTACATGGGCGACTTTTCCTGGTGGCACCCGGTGTTCGAGGAAGTGGTCTTCCATTCCAAGTTCTGGGCGGGCTACCTGCACAAGAACTTCGGCGGCGACGACCTCCCCACGGCGCAGCGGTTCGAGTTGGGCGGCATCGATACGGTGCGCGGCTACAACAACTACTACATATCGCCGACCGAAGGCCCGAATTCGACGGCCACGGTGGGCGGCGACAAGGCGTTCTACACGAACCTCGAGTTGAAGCGGCCCATCAGCAAGGAGCTGGGCATCACCGTCCTCGGCTTCTTTGACGCCGGTAACTCCTGGAAGGAAGGGGAGACCTACTTCGAGAAGGTCAAGCGCGGCGGCGAGGCCGCTCCGTCCCTGGGCCTGTACAAGTCTGTCGGCGCCGGCATCAACTGGTATTCCCCCATGGGTCCCGTCGGCCTTGTGTACGGCTACGCCCTGGACGACATCGACGGTTCCAAGCAGCACACCATCGAGCTGCTCATGGGCCAGTATTTCTAG
- a CDS encoding OmpH family outer membrane protein — MKKICLFAVCFVFLFQAVAFAETKIAVFNTKQIVQDSDYGKEVRGKLDAKFTARGDQLKKEREDLEKLKMQIDSKAFDGKTLQDKVTELRRRGRDWNEDFSAYQKAIQAEQNELGKPVLKTLEKVIMDYCSANGYTIAFDKQTPGLAYIADGLDITEVLIKELNKAKKAGK, encoded by the coding sequence ATGAAGAAAATCTGCCTTTTTGCCGTTTGTTTCGTGTTCCTGTTCCAGGCCGTGGCTTTTGCCGAAACCAAGATCGCGGTCTTCAACACCAAGCAGATCGTGCAGGATTCGGATTACGGCAAGGAAGTTCGCGGAAAACTCGACGCCAAGTTCACCGCCCGCGGCGATCAGCTGAAGAAGGAGCGCGAAGACCTCGAGAAGCTCAAGATGCAGATCGACAGCAAGGCGTTCGACGGCAAGACCCTGCAGGACAAGGTCACTGAACTGCGCCGCCGCGGCCGTGACTGGAACGAGGATTTCTCCGCGTACCAGAAGGCCATCCAGGCCGAGCAGAACGAGCTGGGCAAGCCCGTGCTGAAGACCCTGGAAAAGGTCATCATGGACTACTGCTCCGCCAACGGCTACACCATCGCCTTTGACAAGCAGACCCCCGGCCTGGCCTACATCGCCGACGGCCTGGACATCACCGAGGTTCTGATCAAGGAACTCAACAAGGCGAAGAAAGCCGGAAAGTAG
- the lpxD gene encoding UDP-3-O-(3-hydroxymyristoyl)glucosamine N-acyltransferase: MSMKLSALAEKLGLEYTGADREISGVNTLEKAGPDDLSFLVNPKYLPQLEITKAGCVLTSGSYAEKVPCALVSANVYMDLARVVDVFARPQGCLTGIHELAFIHPDAQVDPSATVHPFAFVGAGAVIGAETVLFAGVYVGEETVIGSKCILYPNCVVMGGLTVGDRVILQPGAVLGGDGYGYAQTPLGHMKIPQIGTVSIEDDVEVGSNTAIDRAALDVTRVRRGTKIDNLVQVGHNVDIGENCLIIGQTGIGGSTVIGNGVVLAGQTGVPDNVKIGDGAMVAAQSGILSDVEPGSRMAGSPAINAKDYFRAVGVCTPKLPELFKRVKKLEKELAALLAAGGASDE; encoded by the coding sequence ATGAGCATGAAGCTGTCCGCCCTGGCCGAAAAGCTCGGGCTTGAATACACCGGCGCGGATAGGGAAATCTCCGGGGTCAACACCCTGGAGAAGGCCGGACCGGACGATCTGTCCTTCCTGGTCAACCCGAAATATCTGCCCCAGCTGGAAATCACCAAAGCCGGATGTGTCCTCACATCCGGCTCTTATGCCGAAAAGGTCCCGTGCGCGCTGGTCAGCGCCAACGTGTACATGGACCTGGCCCGCGTGGTGGACGTCTTTGCGCGTCCCCAGGGGTGCCTCACGGGCATCCATGAGCTGGCCTTCATCCATCCCGACGCGCAGGTTGACCCGTCGGCCACGGTCCATCCCTTCGCCTTTGTTGGCGCGGGGGCGGTCATCGGGGCCGAGACCGTCCTCTTCGCCGGGGTCTACGTGGGGGAGGAGACCGTCATCGGTTCCAAATGCATCCTGTACCCCAACTGCGTGGTCATGGGTGGCCTGACCGTGGGCGACCGAGTGATCCTGCAGCCCGGAGCGGTGCTCGGCGGCGACGGCTACGGCTATGCGCAGACCCCGCTGGGCCACATGAAGATCCCGCAGATCGGGACCGTGTCCATCGAGGACGACGTGGAGGTGGGCTCCAACACGGCCATCGACCGCGCGGCCCTGGACGTCACCCGCGTGCGCCGGGGCACCAAGATCGACAACCTGGTCCAGGTCGGCCACAACGTCGACATCGGCGAGAACTGCCTGATCATCGGCCAGACCGGCATCGGCGGGTCGACTGTGATCGGCAACGGCGTGGTCCTGGCCGGTCAGACCGGCGTGCCGGACAACGTGAAAATCGGCGACGGCGCCATGGTGGCCGCCCAGAGCGGCATCCTCAGCGACGTGGAGCCGGGGAGCAGGATGGCCGGAAGCCCCGCCATCAACGCCAAGGATTATTTCAGGGCCGTGGGCGTCTGCACGCCCAAGCTGCCCGAGCTGTTCAAGCGCGTGAAGAAATTGGAAAAAGAATTGGCCGCATTGCTGGCGGCCGGCGGAGCGAGCGATGAGTAA
- the fabZ gene encoding 3-hydroxyacyl-ACP dehydratase FabZ, giving the protein MSNQFPLDIRQIMEMLPHRYPFLLVDRVLEFEPGARLKAMKNVTMNEEFFQGHFPGLPVMPGVLQLEALAQTGAVFVMSSFDEPLGDKVFLFTGLDKVKFRRPVVPGDQLILNVEFLKQKMNIWKMRGVALVDGQVACQGEFSAAIANKGDM; this is encoded by the coding sequence ATGAGTAACCAGTTCCCTCTCGATATACGACAAATCATGGAGATGCTCCCGCATCGCTATCCCTTCCTGCTGGTGGACCGCGTGCTGGAGTTCGAGCCGGGCGCCCGGCTCAAGGCCATGAAGAACGTGACCATGAACGAGGAGTTCTTCCAGGGGCATTTCCCCGGACTGCCCGTCATGCCCGGCGTCCTCCAGCTGGAGGCCCTGGCCCAGACCGGCGCGGTCTTTGTCATGAGCTCCTTTGACGAGCCGCTGGGCGACAAGGTTTTCCTGTTCACCGGCCTGGACAAGGTCAAGTTCCGCCGTCCCGTTGTTCCGGGTGACCAGCTCATCCTGAACGTGGAGTTCCTGAAGCAGAAAATGAACATCTGGAAGATGCGCGGCGTGGCTCTCGTGGACGGGCAGGTCGCCTGCCAGGGCGAGTTCTCCGCCGCCATTGCCAATAAGGGGGACATGTAA
- the lpxA gene encoding acyl-ACP--UDP-N-acetylglucosamine O-acyltransferase, producing the protein MSGLIHPSAVIDPSAELGAGVKVGPYVVVGADTKIGDNTYLESHCVIQANTEMGCNNHVHPHAVVGGEPQHSAFKGEKTFTRIGDNNIIRECVTIHRGTVQGEGETVIGSNCMFMAYSHIAHDCNVGNNVILANAVQLAGHVVVGRNVTISGLSAVQQFIHIGEYSFLGGASGYKLDVPPFMLAHGVRGMLFGPNLIGLRRNGFDADTCKGLKKAYKIIFRSGLTKEQSLAQVEEELPGIAPVERLVSFIRESRNGVTPDHKQRCANGA; encoded by the coding sequence ATGTCCGGTCTCATTCATCCTTCCGCCGTCATTGATCCGTCGGCGGAACTGGGCGCGGGCGTCAAGGTCGGCCCGTACGTCGTTGTCGGAGCCGACACAAAGATCGGCGACAACACCTATCTCGAATCCCATTGCGTGATCCAGGCCAACACCGAGATGGGCTGCAACAACCACGTCCACCCGCACGCGGTGGTCGGCGGCGAGCCGCAGCACAGCGCCTTCAAGGGCGAGAAGACCTTCACCCGCATCGGCGACAACAACATCATCCGCGAATGCGTGACCATCCATCGCGGCACCGTGCAGGGCGAAGGCGAGACCGTTATCGGCTCCAACTGCATGTTCATGGCCTATTCGCACATCGCTCACGACTGCAATGTCGGGAACAACGTCATTCTGGCCAATGCCGTGCAACTGGCCGGACACGTCGTAGTCGGCCGCAACGTGACCATCAGCGGTCTGTCCGCCGTGCAGCAGTTCATCCACATCGGCGAGTACTCCTTCCTGGGCGGCGCGAGCGGCTACAAGCTCGACGTGCCTCCGTTCATGCTGGCCCACGGCGTGCGCGGCATGCTCTTCGGCCCCAACCTCATCGGACTGCGGCGCAACGGCTTCGACGCCGATACCTGCAAGGGGCTGAAAAAGGCGTACAAGATCATCTTCCGCTCCGGCCTGACCAAGGAACAGAGCCTGGCCCAGGTGGAGGAGGAGCTGCCCGGCATCGCTCCGGTTGAGCGTCTGGTGTCCTTCATCCGCGAGAGCCGAAACGGCGTCACCCCGGACCACAAGCAACGCTGCGCCAACGGCGCCTAG
- a CDS encoding LpxI family protein, producing the protein MSDTPTTIGLIAGGKQFPVLVAQGVKAQGHRLVVAGFTGHTNMDVVPYADVFKELKLGKLNQLIDYLKSEKVDKVIMAGTIEKPKVMDIRHLDMRAIKLIMGRKDRGDSALLSIISSEFEKEGMTVVKAHEYQPDLLAPEGVLTRRSPDEREWRDLKFGWTVAKELGRLDVGQCVVVREGIVTAVEALEGTDAALRRGFEFGGKDCVVVKVFKPGQQREVDLPSFGLDTLKVMAEGKATCIGVEAGKSLFFDREAAVAFADKTGICVVGLTADCFPDAL; encoded by the coding sequence ATGTCCGATACGCCGACAACCATCGGTCTTATCGCCGGAGGAAAGCAATTTCCCGTGCTGGTGGCCCAGGGCGTCAAGGCCCAGGGCCATCGGCTCGTGGTTGCCGGATTCACCGGCCACACCAACATGGACGTGGTCCCGTACGCCGACGTCTTCAAGGAACTCAAGCTCGGCAAGCTCAACCAGCTCATCGACTACCTCAAGTCCGAGAAGGTGGACAAGGTCATCATGGCCGGGACCATCGAGAAGCCCAAGGTCATGGACATCCGCCACCTGGACATGCGCGCCATCAAGCTCATCATGGGCCGCAAGGACAGGGGCGACTCCGCGCTCCTCTCGATCATCTCCAGCGAGTTCGAGAAGGAGGGCATGACCGTGGTCAAGGCCCACGAATACCAGCCCGATCTGCTCGCCCCGGAAGGCGTTCTCACCCGCCGTTCCCCGGACGAGCGCGAATGGCGCGACCTCAAGTTCGGCTGGACCGTGGCCAAGGAACTCGGCCGGTTGGACGTTGGGCAGTGCGTGGTGGTGCGCGAGGGCATCGTCACCGCCGTGGAAGCCCTTGAGGGTACGGACGCCGCCCTTCGCCGCGGCTTCGAGTTCGGCGGCAAGGACTGCGTGGTGGTCAAGGTCTTCAAGCCCGGCCAACAGCGCGAGGTCGATCTGCCCAGCTTCGGCCTGGACACCCTCAAGGTCATGGCCGAGGGCAAGGCCACCTGCATCGGCGTTGAGGCGGGCAAGAGCCTGTTTTTCGACCGCGAGGCCGCCGTCGCCTTTGCCGACAAGACGGGCATCTGCGTGGTTGGCCTGACCGCCGATTGTTTTCCCGACGCCCTGTAA
- a CDS encoding damage-control phosphatase ARMT1 family protein: MDTALECMPCFKRMAVQEARLACPDDERLQQEIVAEWEALLPTLDMDVPPPAVASVLANLVRQKTGIRDLYADDKREANAFVLGLLPALQDRVEAEREVGDPLALALELAVIGNYIDRGVDLDFDLEKELAEVAESLSPKVMRAFRERVVPGASVLILGDNTGEIVLDKLLVRELRRMGCDVTYAVRSRPVLNDATMADARAVGMTSLCRVVESGVDTPGTVLSRCTPEFLDRMRASDVILSKGQGNFEALDGAWEGAFCAFKVKCKRIARKTGLVFGSSAFRMSDRQETDRD, encoded by the coding sequence ATGGATACGGCGTTGGAATGCATGCCCTGTTTCAAGAGAATGGCGGTGCAGGAGGCGCGTCTCGCCTGCCCTGACGACGAGCGCCTTCAGCAGGAGATCGTCGCCGAATGGGAGGCGCTGCTCCCCACCCTCGACATGGACGTGCCGCCGCCCGCCGTGGCCAGCGTGCTGGCCAACCTGGTCCGCCAGAAGACCGGCATCCGCGACCTTTACGCAGACGACAAACGGGAGGCCAACGCCTTTGTCCTGGGGTTGCTGCCCGCATTGCAGGACCGCGTGGAGGCCGAGCGCGAAGTCGGCGATCCCCTGGCCCTGGCCCTGGAGCTCGCGGTCATCGGCAACTACATCGATCGGGGCGTGGACCTGGATTTCGACCTGGAGAAGGAGCTGGCCGAAGTGGCCGAGTCCCTGTCTCCGAAGGTCATGCGCGCCTTTCGGGAGCGGGTGGTCCCCGGCGCGTCGGTGCTCATCCTGGGGGACAATACCGGCGAGATCGTCCTGGACAAGCTCCTGGTGCGCGAGCTGCGGCGGATGGGGTGCGACGTGACCTACGCGGTCCGCTCCCGGCCGGTGCTCAACGACGCGACCATGGCCGACGCCCGCGCCGTGGGCATGACTTCCCTGTGCCGCGTGGTGGAGAGCGGGGTGGACACCCCCGGCACGGTCCTCTCCCGCTGCACCCCCGAATTTCTCGACCGCATGCGCGCAAGCGACGTTATCCTGAGCAAGGGGCAGGGCAATTTCGAGGCTCTGGACGGGGCCTGGGAGGGCGCTTTCTGCGCCTTCAAGGTCAAATGCAAGCGCATCGCCCGCAAGACCGGGCTGGTGTTCGGGTCCAGTGCCTTCCGCATGAGCGACCGCCAGGAGACCGATCGTGATTAA